A genome region from Micromonospora peucetia includes the following:
- a CDS encoding DMT family transporter — translation MSPAPRRPPLDPVTTGALALAVVAVSSSAPLVAFAAAPALAVAFWRNLLSVVVLGPFSMARRRAEFRSLTVGAGRREGVYCMLSGVALAAHFATWMPSTRLTSVAAATALCATQPVWQGLIARVQGRRLPGVVWAGIAVAVAGAGVATGADFAVSGRAVAGDLLAVAGGMFAAVYTAFGERARTTISTTTYTTICYGVCALLLLLVCLVGGVPLTGFDAGSWAAVLALVAGAQLLGHSMFNYALRKVSATTVSVLVLLEAPGAALLGWAWLGQLPGVTALLGLALLLAGVAVVVLGGARAARRIPPVPTVVPADAGPLPD, via the coding sequence GTGTCCCCCGCACCGCGCCGCCCGCCGCTCGACCCGGTCACCACCGGGGCGCTCGCCCTGGCCGTCGTCGCCGTCTCGTCGTCCGCGCCGCTGGTGGCGTTCGCGGCGGCGCCGGCCCTGGCCGTCGCGTTCTGGCGCAACCTGCTCTCGGTCGTCGTGCTGGGCCCGTTCTCGATGGCCCGGCGACGCGCCGAGTTCCGGTCGCTGACGGTCGGCGCCGGTCGGCGTGAGGGCGTCTACTGCATGCTGTCGGGCGTGGCGCTCGCCGCGCACTTCGCCACCTGGATGCCCAGCACCAGGCTCACCTCGGTCGCCGCAGCGACCGCGCTGTGCGCCACCCAGCCGGTCTGGCAGGGACTGATCGCCCGCGTCCAGGGCCGCCGGCTGCCGGGCGTCGTGTGGGCCGGCATCGCGGTGGCGGTCGCGGGGGCGGGCGTGGCGACCGGGGCCGACTTCGCCGTCTCCGGCCGGGCCGTCGCCGGCGACCTGCTCGCGGTGGCCGGTGGAATGTTCGCGGCGGTCTACACCGCGTTCGGCGAGCGGGCTCGTACGACGATCAGCACGACCACCTACACCACCATCTGCTACGGCGTCTGCGCGTTGCTCCTGCTGCTGGTCTGCCTGGTCGGCGGAGTACCACTGACCGGTTTCGACGCCGGCAGCTGGGCCGCCGTGCTGGCCCTGGTCGCCGGGGCCCAACTGCTCGGGCACTCGATGTTCAACTACGCGCTGAGGAAGGTCTCGGCGACCACGGTCAGCGTGCTGGTGCTGCTGGAGGCGCCGGGCGCGGCCCTGCTCGGCTGGGCCTGGCTGGGGCAGCTGCCCGGGGTGACCGCCCTGCTCGGGTTGGCGCTGCTCCTGGCCGGCGTCGCGGTGGTGGTGCTCGGCGGCGCCCGTGCCGCCCGCCGCATCCCACCGGTGCCCACCGTCGTCCCCGCCGACGCCGGCCCGCTGCCCGACTGA
- a CDS encoding HAD family hydrolase codes for MPTYQAVLFDFFGTLTRSVQRGAAHRSTAELLGCPPRALVEVLDRTYYERACGRLGNAEATLRWVCEQAGVHPSDDAVRSAVASRHRAIRADTRLRDEAVPTLAALRRLGLRTGVISDCTHELPAFLPQLPIAPLLDVRVFSVQVGRCKPDPALYQAACRRLSLAPADCLYVGDGGSQELTGAERAGMTAVRLAAPDLAGHMVFNADAAWIGPALHSLDEVVDLVRATTVPPGPPLPAACGSC; via the coding sequence ATGCCCACGTACCAGGCGGTCCTGTTCGACTTCTTCGGCACGCTGACCCGTTCCGTCCAGCGGGGTGCGGCCCACCGGTCGACCGCCGAGTTGCTCGGATGCCCGCCGCGCGCGCTCGTCGAGGTGCTCGACCGCACCTACTACGAGCGGGCCTGCGGGCGGCTCGGCAACGCCGAGGCGACCCTGCGCTGGGTCTGCGAGCAGGCGGGCGTGCACCCCTCGGACGACGCGGTCCGCTCGGCGGTCGCCTCCCGCCACCGGGCCATCCGCGCCGACACCCGGCTGCGGGACGAGGCGGTGCCCACGCTGGCCGCGCTGCGCCGGCTCGGCCTACGGACCGGGGTGATCAGCGACTGCACACACGAGCTGCCGGCGTTCCTGCCGCAGTTGCCGATCGCCCCGCTGCTCGACGTGCGGGTCTTCTCCGTACAGGTGGGACGCTGCAAGCCGGACCCGGCGCTCTACCAGGCGGCCTGCCGGCGGCTCAGCCTGGCACCGGCCGACTGCCTCTATGTCGGCGACGGCGGCAGCCAGGAGCTGACCGGGGCGGAGCGGGCCGGGATGACAGCCGTACGGCTGGCCGCACCGGACCTGGCCGGCCACATGGTGTTCAACGCCGACGCCGCCTGGATCGGGCCTGCGCTGCACTCGCTCGACGAGGTGGTCGACCTGGTGCGGGCCACGACCGTGCCGCCGGGCCCCCCGCTGCCGGCCGCCTGCGGCTCCTGCTGA
- a CDS encoding PhzF family phenazine biosynthesis protein translates to MSTLSYEIVDVFTDRPFAGNPLAVVFGAEGLATEQMQALALEFNLSETVFVLPPTQVGATYRARIFTPAEELPFAGHPSVGAAVTASRRGMFGVGQVTQECGAGVLPIEVTPTGATLTGGVATLGPELDPEPLLEMAGLAADDHVGPAPRVAGCGLEFPYLPVRPDAVARARVNAAAAARYGVEHVSVFSWNAVAQTAHARVFVPGLGVPEDPATGSAALGLGVWLVASGLLPADGRAEYTVHQGVEINRPSLLACTVTAAGGQAVGATVAGQVMPVARGEIAVPPFVG, encoded by the coding sequence ATGTCGACCTTGTCCTACGAGATCGTGGACGTCTTCACCGATCGCCCGTTCGCCGGCAATCCGCTGGCGGTGGTGTTCGGCGCCGAAGGGCTGGCCACCGAGCAGATGCAGGCGCTCGCGCTGGAGTTCAACCTCTCCGAGACGGTTTTCGTGCTCCCGCCCACCCAGGTCGGTGCCACCTATCGGGCCCGGATCTTCACCCCGGCCGAGGAGTTGCCCTTCGCCGGGCACCCGAGCGTCGGCGCGGCGGTGACCGCCAGCCGTCGCGGCATGTTCGGTGTGGGGCAGGTCACCCAGGAGTGCGGGGCGGGCGTGCTGCCCATCGAGGTCACCCCCACCGGGGCGACGCTGACGGGCGGCGTGGCCACCCTCGGCCCCGAGCTGGACCCGGAGCCGCTGCTGGAGATGGCCGGGCTCGCCGCGGACGACCACGTCGGCCCGGCCCCCCGGGTGGCCGGTTGCGGGCTGGAGTTCCCCTACCTTCCGGTCCGTCCGGACGCGGTGGCCCGCGCCCGGGTGAACGCGGCGGCGGCAGCACGGTACGGAGTGGAGCACGTCAGCGTCTTCTCCTGGAACGCCGTCGCTCAAACCGCACATGCCCGGGTCTTCGTCCCCGGGCTCGGCGTGCCGGAGGACCCGGCCACCGGCTCGGCCGCCCTGGGCCTCGGGGTGTGGCTGGTCGCCAGCGGCCTGCTGCCCGCCGACGGGCGCGCGGAGTACACCGTCCACCAGGGCGTCGAGATCAACCGTCCGTCCCTGCTGGCCTGCACGGTGACCGCAGCCGGCGGTCAGGCGGTGGGCGCCACCGTGGCCGGCCAGGTGATGCCGGTGGCCCGGGGCGAGATCGCCGTTCCCCCGTTCGTCGGCTGA
- a CDS encoding magnesium transporter MgtE N-terminal domain-containing protein: MSTPTRVYLARLAGVAVFDPNGDQVGRVRDAVARLRPTQRPPEVVGLVAEMPMRRRIFLSLNRITSIDSDAVVLGSGTLNLRRFEKRPNELLVLQELLDRRVQVEPVGQPGSVVDVAMECSRGGEWSLARVAVREQTGRLTRRGHLHQVEWERVRGLSGIADSRGTANLLAVLEDMRPADLANALQDLPDARRNEVAAALDDERLADVLSELPERDQVEILAALDRQRAAEVLEEMDPDDAADLLSELPPPEQDVLLDLMQPDEADPVRQLLKYTPGTAGSVMTSEPVILPPDATVAEALARIREPQLSPAIAAQVFVSRAPMTTPTGRYLGMVHFQRLLREPPADLLGGVVVNDIDPLRPTTPLPEITRRMATYDLVSMPVIDRNNRLVGAVTVDDVLDHLLPRDWRDRDAAARPPTAAPTLDGADG, encoded by the coding sequence GTGAGCACGCCGACCCGGGTCTACCTCGCCCGGCTCGCCGGAGTCGCCGTCTTCGATCCCAACGGTGACCAGGTGGGCCGGGTCCGCGACGCGGTGGCCCGGCTGCGGCCGACGCAACGCCCGCCCGAGGTGGTCGGCCTGGTCGCCGAGATGCCGATGCGGCGGCGCATCTTCCTCTCGCTGAACCGGATCACCTCCATCGACTCCGACGCGGTCGTGCTCGGCAGCGGCACGCTCAACCTGCGGCGCTTCGAGAAGCGCCCGAACGAACTGCTCGTGCTCCAGGAACTGCTGGACCGGCGGGTGCAGGTCGAGCCCGTCGGGCAGCCAGGGTCCGTGGTCGACGTGGCGATGGAGTGCAGCCGGGGCGGCGAGTGGTCGCTGGCCCGGGTCGCCGTACGCGAGCAGACCGGCCGGCTGACCCGCCGGGGCCACCTGCACCAGGTCGAGTGGGAACGGGTACGCGGGCTCAGCGGCATCGCCGACAGCCGGGGCACGGCCAACCTGCTCGCGGTGCTGGAGGACATGCGCCCCGCCGACCTCGCCAACGCCCTCCAGGACCTCCCCGACGCCCGGCGCAACGAGGTCGCCGCAGCGCTGGACGACGAGCGCCTGGCGGATGTGCTGAGCGAGCTGCCGGAGCGCGACCAGGTGGAGATCCTGGCCGCGCTGGACCGGCAGCGGGCCGCCGAGGTGCTGGAGGAGATGGACCCGGACGACGCCGCCGACCTGCTCAGTGAGCTGCCGCCGCCCGAGCAGGACGTGCTGCTCGACCTGATGCAGCCGGACGAGGCCGATCCGGTGCGTCAGCTGCTCAAGTACACGCCGGGAACGGCTGGCAGCGTGATGACCTCCGAGCCGGTGATCCTGCCGCCGGACGCCACCGTCGCCGAAGCCCTGGCCCGGATCCGGGAACCGCAGCTCTCGCCCGCGATCGCCGCGCAGGTGTTCGTGTCCCGGGCGCCGATGACCACGCCGACCGGCCGCTACCTGGGCATGGTGCACTTCCAGCGGCTGCTCCGCGAGCCGCCGGCCGACCTGCTCGGCGGCGTGGTGGTCAACGACATCGACCCGCTGCGGCCGACCACCCCGCTGCCGGAGATCACCCGCCGGATGGCCACGTACGACCTGGTGTCCATGCCGGTGATCGACCGCAACAACCGGCTGGTCGGCGCGGTCACGGTCGACGACGTGCTGGACCACCTCCTGCCCCGGGACTGGCGGGACCGGGACGCAGCCGCGCGCCCGCCCACCGCCGCGCCGACGCTGGACGGCGCGGATGGCTGA
- a CDS encoding DUF1003 domain-containing protein — MAEQRRAQRLDQPREPRGVKLPRFDPEAFGRWSEGIARGMGTANFIVYMTIVIALWFGWNTLAPADLRFDPYTFTFLTLVLSLQASYAAPLILLAQNRQADRDRVTQEEDRRRATMQKADTEYLAREIAALRNAMGEVATRDFLRSELARLAEELDEAGRRRQRLERRQQGKVAQHGEGLEEPRDDLDGDWAHDGRPGGREPES; from the coding sequence ATGGCTGAGCAGCGACGGGCGCAGCGGCTCGACCAGCCGCGCGAGCCCCGGGGCGTCAAGCTGCCCCGGTTCGACCCGGAGGCCTTCGGCCGGTGGTCCGAGGGGATCGCCCGGGGGATGGGCACCGCGAACTTCATCGTCTACATGACGATCGTGATCGCGCTGTGGTTCGGCTGGAACACCCTGGCCCCGGCGGACCTGCGCTTCGACCCGTACACCTTCACGTTCCTGACCCTGGTGCTGTCCCTCCAGGCCAGCTACGCGGCCCCGCTGATCCTGCTGGCGCAGAACCGGCAGGCCGACCGGGACCGGGTCACCCAGGAGGAGGACCGCCGGCGGGCGACCATGCAGAAGGCCGACACCGAGTACCTGGCCCGGGAGATCGCCGCGCTGCGCAACGCGATGGGCGAGGTGGCGACCCGGGACTTCCTCCGCTCCGAGCTGGCCCGGCTGGCCGAGGAGCTGGACGAGGCGGGCCGGCGCCGCCAGCGCCTGGAGCGGCGGCAGCAGGGGAAGGTCGCGCAGCACGGGGAAGGGCTGGAGGAACCCCGCGACGACCTGGACGGCGACTGGGCCCACGACGGCCGGCCGGGGGGCCGGGAGCCGGAGAGCTGA
- a CDS encoding Mrp/NBP35 family ATP-binding protein, with the protein MSAPVSTVSDAIQAALATVNDPEIRRPITELGMVRSAEIGDDGVVRVELLLTVAGCPLKDKLRSDITAAVGTVPGVTGVEIEFGVMSPEQRQELQSKLRGGGASQEPVIPFAQPGSRTRVYAVASGKGGVGKSSVTVNLAAALAARGLSVGVVDADIYGHSVPRMLGADGRPTRVEDMIMPPQSHGVKVISIGMFTAGNAAVVWRGPMLHRALQQFLADVYWGELDVLLLDLPPGTGDVAISLAQLLPNSEILIVTTPQAAAAEVAERAGAIALQTHQRVVGVIENMSWLELPDGSRMEVFGAGGGQTVAESLTQTIGAQVPLLGQIPLDTRVREAGDDGTPIVLAAPESPAARALGQIADRLALRRESLLGKPLGLKPAGR; encoded by the coding sequence ATGTCAGCACCCGTCAGCACCGTCTCCGACGCGATCCAGGCCGCGCTGGCCACCGTCAACGACCCGGAGATCCGCCGGCCCATCACCGAGCTGGGCATGGTCCGCTCCGCCGAGATCGGCGACGACGGAGTCGTACGGGTCGAACTGCTGCTCACCGTCGCCGGCTGCCCGCTGAAGGACAAGCTGCGCTCGGACATCACGGCCGCCGTCGGCACGGTGCCCGGGGTCACCGGCGTGGAGATCGAGTTCGGCGTGATGAGCCCTGAGCAGCGCCAGGAGCTCCAGTCGAAGCTACGTGGCGGCGGCGCCTCCCAGGAGCCGGTCATCCCGTTCGCCCAGCCGGGCTCCCGCACCCGCGTGTACGCGGTCGCCAGCGGCAAGGGCGGCGTCGGCAAGTCCAGCGTGACGGTCAACCTGGCCGCCGCCCTGGCCGCCCGCGGGCTCTCCGTCGGCGTGGTCGACGCGGACATCTACGGCCACTCGGTGCCCCGGATGCTCGGCGCGGACGGCCGCCCGACCCGCGTCGAGGACATGATCATGCCGCCGCAGTCGCACGGCGTGAAGGTCATCTCGATCGGCATGTTCACCGCCGGCAACGCCGCCGTGGTGTGGCGCGGTCCGATGCTGCACCGGGCGTTGCAGCAGTTCCTCGCCGACGTCTACTGGGGTGAGCTGGACGTGCTCCTGCTCGACCTGCCCCCGGGCACCGGCGACGTGGCCATCTCCCTGGCCCAACTGCTGCCCAACTCCGAGATCCTGATCGTCACGACCCCGCAGGCCGCCGCCGCCGAGGTGGCGGAGCGGGCCGGCGCGATCGCGTTGCAGACCCACCAGCGCGTGGTCGGCGTCATCGAGAACATGTCCTGGCTGGAGCTGCCGGACGGCTCCCGGATGGAGGTCTTCGGCGCGGGCGGCGGCCAGACGGTCGCCGAGTCGCTGACACAGACCATCGGCGCGCAGGTGCCGCTGCTCGGGCAGATCCCGCTCGACACCCGGGTCCGCGAGGCCGGCGACGACGGCACCCCGATCGTGCTGGCCGCGCCGGAGTCGCCGGCCGCGAGGGCACTGGGCCAGATCGCCGACCGGCTCGCTTTGCGGCGGGAGTCGCTGCTCGGCAAGCCGCTGGGCCTCAAGCCCGCCGGCCGCTGA
- a CDS encoding preprotein translocase subunit TatB, which yields MFENLNWWEIGALLLVALLIFGDRLPAVISDGLRMVRNLRTMANNATTDLSRELGTDIQLEDLHPKAFIRKHLLSEEDEQAIRKPLQGVYDNLRADVTGVHNELKDVASAADLRAGGSRPATATGSAPAPAPRASYDDAT from the coding sequence GTGTTCGAGAACCTGAACTGGTGGGAGATCGGTGCGCTGCTGCTCGTGGCGCTGCTGATCTTCGGTGACCGGCTGCCCGCGGTGATCAGCGACGGCCTGCGCATGGTGCGCAACCTGCGCACGATGGCCAACAACGCCACCACCGACCTCAGTCGCGAGCTGGGCACCGACATCCAGCTGGAGGACCTGCACCCGAAGGCGTTCATCCGCAAGCACCTGCTCAGCGAGGAGGACGAGCAGGCGATCCGGAAGCCGTTGCAGGGCGTCTACGACAACCTGCGGGCGGACGTCACCGGCGTGCACAACGAGCTGAAGGACGTCGCCTCCGCCGCCGACCTGCGGGCGGGCGGCAGCCGCCCGGCCACCGCCACCGGCAGCGCCCCGGCCCCCGCCCCCCGGGCCAGCTACGACGACGCGACCTGA
- a CDS encoding S1C family serine protease: protein MDWEGTDVTDGWDWRQPGGAPAPARPPGPGYPPVGSPPTPSGAGGGTTSPWWSDALADPWRDPSAPAAVLLPAAPSPGNEPEPVSDPDAPGRPTLRQLLLIPLITALLAGSLGGALGYAFAVRGGAAGTVLGADPQAPGLAQRRPESLAGVAERVLPSVVTVRVASLGGTSEGSGFIASADGHVITNDHVLAGATGKASVIFNDGSSAPATVIGQDPESDIAVIKVSRTGLRPVEFGDSDALAVGDPVLAMGSPLSLANTVTAGIVSALDRTMRAGEPGGPTRYYAAIQTDAAVNHGNSGGPLVDGAGRVIGVNSTIKSLVAEGQEAGNIGLAFAIPINQAKRITQDIIGTGKARRTVIGAQVGGSAAGTGGAGVRLAAVEPSGPAAGAGLKAGDVILKLNGRPMTEPTDLIALVRKFAPGAVVTVEYRRGADRQNASVTLAADAK, encoded by the coding sequence ATGGACTGGGAGGGCACCGACGTGACCGACGGCTGGGACTGGCGCCAGCCCGGGGGAGCTCCGGCACCGGCGCGACCGCCGGGGCCCGGGTATCCGCCGGTGGGGTCGCCGCCGACGCCTTCGGGCGCCGGGGGCGGCACGACTTCGCCCTGGTGGTCGGACGCGCTGGCCGACCCGTGGCGCGACCCGAGCGCGCCGGCCGCCGTGCTGCTGCCGGCCGCGCCGAGCCCCGGAAACGAGCCGGAGCCGGTCAGCGACCCGGACGCCCCGGGCCGGCCCACGCTGCGGCAACTGCTGCTCATCCCGTTGATCACCGCGTTGCTCGCGGGCAGCCTGGGCGGCGCGCTCGGGTACGCCTTCGCGGTGCGCGGCGGCGCCGCCGGCACGGTGCTCGGCGCGGATCCGCAGGCACCCGGTCTGGCCCAGCGCCGGCCCGAGTCGCTCGCCGGGGTCGCCGAGCGGGTGCTGCCCAGCGTGGTGACCGTCCGGGTGGCGAGCCTCGGCGGCACGAGCGAGGGCTCCGGCTTCATCGCCAGCGCCGACGGGCACGTGATCACCAACGACCACGTGCTGGCCGGGGCGACCGGCAAGGCGTCGGTGATCTTCAACGACGGCAGTTCGGCCCCGGCGACCGTCATCGGGCAGGACCCGGAATCCGACATCGCCGTGATCAAGGTCTCTCGGACGGGCCTGCGGCCGGTCGAGTTCGGCGACTCCGACGCGCTGGCCGTGGGCGACCCGGTGCTCGCCATGGGCTCGCCGCTGTCGCTCGCCAACACGGTCACAGCCGGCATCGTCAGCGCACTGGACCGGACGATGCGGGCCGGCGAGCCGGGTGGCCCCACGCGCTACTACGCGGCGATCCAGACCGACGCGGCGGTCAACCACGGCAACTCGGGCGGCCCGCTGGTCGACGGGGCGGGCCGGGTGATCGGGGTCAACTCGACCATCAAGTCGCTGGTGGCGGAGGGGCAGGAGGCGGGCAACATCGGCCTCGCCTTCGCCATCCCGATCAACCAGGCCAAGCGGATCACCCAGGACATCATCGGCACCGGCAAGGCCCGCCGCACGGTGATCGGCGCCCAGGTCGGCGGGTCCGCCGCGGGCACCGGAGGAGCCGGCGTACGACTGGCGGCCGTGGAGCCGTCCGGGCCGGCGGCCGGCGCGGGACTGAAGGCCGGTGACGTGATCCTGAAGCTCAACGGGCGGCCGATGACCGAACCGACCGACCTGATCGCCCTGGTCCGCAAGTTCGCCCCCGGCGCGGTGGTGACCGTGGAGTATCGCCGGGGCGCGGACCGGCAGAACGCCTCCGTGACTCTGGCCGCAGACGCCAAGTAG
- a CDS encoding O-methyltransferase produces the protein MTEDLVLRTARSLAHEVGLEAVTPGAGAALRLLAAAGSARAVVEIGTGTGVSGVWLLRGMRADGVLTTIDVEVEHQRIARRIFTEAGVAAGRTRIITGRALDVLPRLTDGAYDLVFVDAEATGFAACVDAALRLLRPGGVVALNGTLAGGRIGDPAARDVETVTVREALKTIRESEHWIPALLPVGHGLLAAVKC, from the coding sequence GTGACCGAGGATCTCGTCCTACGCACCGCCCGCAGTCTGGCCCACGAGGTCGGCCTCGAGGCGGTGACCCCCGGCGCCGGCGCGGCCCTGCGGCTGCTCGCCGCCGCCGGCAGCGCCCGGGCGGTGGTGGAGATCGGCACCGGCACCGGAGTCAGCGGCGTCTGGCTGCTGCGCGGCATGCGCGCCGACGGCGTACTCACCACCATCGACGTCGAGGTCGAGCACCAACGGATCGCCCGGCGGATCTTCACCGAGGCGGGCGTCGCCGCAGGTCGGACCCGGATCATCACCGGTCGGGCGCTGGACGTGCTCCCCCGGCTCACCGACGGCGCGTACGACCTGGTCTTCGTGGACGCGGAGGCGACCGGGTTCGCCGCCTGCGTGGACGCCGCGCTGCGGCTGCTGCGGCCGGGCGGCGTGGTCGCGCTCAACGGCACGCTGGCCGGCGGCCGGATCGGCGACCCCGCCGCCCGGGACGTCGAGACGGTGACCGTCCGCGAGGCGCTGAAGACGATCCGGGAGTCGGAACACTGGATCCCGGCGCTGCTGCCGGTCGGCCACGGGCTGCTCGCCGCCGTCAAGTGCTGA
- a CDS encoding leucyl aminopeptidase family protein, translating to MLAIRLLAEPDRLDTLVLPVWPGPGDDDPARPAPTAATLPDGVVEEAAALVPAARLTGRPGEVQAQLRPGRDPGRLLLLGVGEGDEAGWRTAGAALARAGKDETHITLAMPAEVTPAAVRGLVEGLLLASYRFRLTDAGSTPALAGVDVVVADPDAYTAVVELARTTARMTRFARDLTNTPSSTKNPEWFADQVATLAADVPDLHLRVRGPDELAAEGFGGILAVGGGSASGPRLVELDWRPADARIHVVLVGKGITFDTGGISIKPVASMKLMRKDMAGAAAVVAATLGAAALRLPVRVTTLAPLAENMLSGSAFRPGDIIRHYGGTTSETTNSDAEGRLVLADALGYAVAELKPDLLVDLATLTGANAVALGKRMGALYSDNEGLAADVLAAISAAGEAAWRMPLPADYAEHLGSELADLHSSPDRGAGSVMAALYLREFTGGLRDRWLHVDMSAPSWADGDDAELTRGATGWGVRSLLRWLGSLG from the coding sequence GTGCTCGCCATCCGTCTGCTCGCCGAGCCGGACCGGCTCGACACCCTCGTTCTGCCCGTTTGGCCCGGTCCGGGCGACGACGACCCGGCCCGACCGGCCCCGACCGCGGCGACGCTGCCCGACGGCGTGGTCGAGGAGGCTGCCGCCCTGGTGCCGGCGGCCCGGCTGACCGGACGCCCCGGTGAGGTCCAGGCACAGCTGCGGCCCGGACGCGATCCCGGCCGGCTGCTGCTGCTCGGCGTCGGCGAGGGCGACGAGGCGGGCTGGCGGACGGCCGGCGCGGCCCTGGCCCGGGCCGGGAAGGATGAGACACACATCACGTTGGCCATGCCGGCGGAGGTCACCCCGGCGGCCGTACGCGGACTGGTCGAGGGGTTGCTGCTGGCCTCGTACCGGTTCCGGCTGACCGACGCCGGCAGCACTCCCGCCCTGGCCGGGGTCGACGTGGTGGTGGCCGACCCGGACGCGTACACCGCAGTGGTGGAGTTGGCCCGGACGACGGCCCGGATGACCCGGTTCGCCCGAGATCTCACCAACACCCCCTCGTCGACCAAGAACCCGGAGTGGTTCGCCGACCAGGTCGCCACCCTCGCCGCCGACGTGCCGGACCTGCACCTGCGGGTACGCGGCCCGGACGAGCTGGCGGCCGAGGGATTCGGCGGCATCCTCGCCGTCGGAGGCGGCTCGGCCAGCGGCCCGCGCCTGGTCGAGCTGGACTGGCGGCCGGCCGACGCGCGCATCCACGTGGTGCTGGTCGGCAAGGGGATCACGTTCGACACCGGCGGTATCTCGATCAAGCCGGTGGCGTCGATGAAGCTGATGCGCAAGGACATGGCCGGCGCGGCGGCGGTGGTCGCGGCGACCCTCGGCGCGGCGGCCCTGCGCCTGCCGGTCCGGGTCACCACGCTCGCTCCGCTGGCCGAGAACATGCTCAGCGGCTCGGCGTTCCGCCCCGGCGACATCATCCGCCACTACGGCGGCACGACCAGCGAGACCACCAACTCCGACGCCGAGGGGCGGCTCGTCCTGGCCGACGCGCTCGGGTACGCCGTCGCCGAGCTCAAGCCCGACCTGCTGGTCGACCTCGCCACGCTCACCGGGGCGAACGCGGTCGCACTGGGCAAGCGCATGGGTGCCCTCTACAGCGACAACGAGGGGCTCGCCGCGGACGTGCTGGCCGCGATCTCCGCCGCCGGCGAGGCCGCCTGGCGGATGCCGCTGCCCGCCGACTACGCCGAGCACCTCGGCAGCGAGCTGGCCGACCTGCACAGCTCCCCGGACCGGGGCGCCGGTTCCGTGATGGCCGCGCTCTACCTGCGGGAGTTCACCGGCGGGCTGCGCGACCGGTGGCTGCACGTGGACATGTCCGCGCCGTCCTGGGCCGACGGCGACGACGCCGAGCTGACCCGGGGCGCGACCGGCTGGGGCGTACGCTCGCTGCTGCGCTGGCTGGGCTCGCTGGGTTGA
- a CDS encoding DUF3117 domain-containing protein, with protein MAAMKPRTGDGPLEVTKEGRGIVMRVPLEGGGRLVVEMTPDEANALGDALKAAAG; from the coding sequence ATGGCGGCGATGAAGCCGCGGACGGGCGACGGTCCGCTGGAAGTCACCAAGGAGGGCCGGGGCATCGTCATGCGCGTCCCGCTGGAGGGCGGTGGCCGGCTCGTCGTCGAGATGACTCCCGACGAGGCCAACGCGCTCGGTGACGCACTGAAGGCAGCCGCCGGCTGA
- a CDS encoding PaaX family transcriptional regulator has protein sequence MQARSALFDLYGDHLRARGGRAPVAALVRLLAPLGIAPPAVRTAVSRMVRQGWLDPCRLASGPGYSITPKAARRLDEAAARIYRTGRITWDGRFDLLSLEVPLSRRDRQRLAANLTFLGYGALDESTWVATRPGEDVDVLLDEAGVRYERFTSAHTAGTPGAMGVVRRAWDLTEIGQAYEQFVAEQRPLLAGVTVRSPDEEAYAARFRLVHAWRTFLFRDPQLPPALLPERWPGTAAASFFDRHAARLRPAADRYVEQCLDVGNRIARQKGREK, from the coding sequence ATGCAGGCACGGTCGGCACTCTTCGACCTGTACGGCGACCACCTCCGGGCGAGGGGCGGCCGGGCACCCGTTGCCGCCCTGGTCAGGCTGCTGGCGCCGCTCGGGATCGCCCCGCCCGCGGTGCGCACGGCGGTCTCCCGAATGGTCCGCCAGGGGTGGCTCGACCCGTGCCGGCTCGCCTCCGGGCCGGGATATTCGATCACACCGAAAGCCGCCCGCCGGCTGGACGAGGCGGCGGCCCGGATCTACCGGACCGGCCGGATCACCTGGGACGGACGGTTCGACCTGCTGTCGCTGGAAGTCCCCCTGTCCCGGCGGGACCGGCAGCGGCTCGCCGCCAACCTGACCTTCCTCGGCTACGGCGCCCTGGACGAGAGCACCTGGGTGGCCACCCGACCGGGTGAGGACGTGGACGTGCTGCTCGACGAGGCGGGCGTGCGCTACGAGCGGTTCACCTCCGCGCACACCGCCGGCACCCCCGGCGCGATGGGCGTGGTCCGCCGGGCCTGGGACCTGACGGAGATCGGTCAGGCGTACGAGCAGTTCGTCGCCGAGCAGCGACCGCTGCTGGCCGGGGTCACCGTGCGCAGCCCCGACGAGGAGGCGTACGCGGCCCGGTTCCGGCTAGTGCACGCGTGGCGTACCTTCCTGTTCCGGGACCCGCAGCTGCCCCCGGCACTGCTGCCCGAACGCTGGCCCGGCACCGCCGCCGCCAGTTTCTTCGACCGGCACGCGGCCCGGCTGCGGCCGGCCGCCGACAGGTACGTCGAGCAGTGCCTCGACGTTGGCAACCGCATCGCCCGACAGAAGGGTCGTGAGAAGTGA